In Plasmodium knowlesi strain H genome assembly, chromosome: 7, one DNA window encodes the following:
- a CDS encoding glutamine-dependent NAD(+) synthetase, putative, translated as MENRTNLGVSCCSISPIPLAYEENKRKIIESIKRCKELKCTVRVGGELELCGVSCRDSFKEVEDMHENCWYYLSELMKEKCADGPLMYSILCFVSMPVYFKKKFYNCQVVIYRNQIILLSPKECLSDEERKYFAPWSALGKEGTEQGVEDAADTDTAEGTAPIGHSSRHIQFNNNSIQVLGNSLQRYILPKCVQDITNQTETYIGRALIQLGDLSIGHIFLDDLIQVERGIMVDDRVEHFNRHGSAESIGSVDTSNCSSDESATGETHRLFQQDPVKLSLREGHANMLLSQVDVLLVSGHVPNELQLFKKYFMHMMELTKLYPHMVLSYNSNSGCDNYFFKYDGFSFVSQKNQVLTKNARFTFDEVQVASVSVSLRRDLHAQGGSKMDLPMIKMEKYQKVVDSKTSAYSGHDEECIFSYNKEIELFVKYSKEVIWSNLPHNFNWQMYTKNNALMSTLMRKYHPSPEDYKYQFSNQTYALHNVYEELCFNGAIYLWHVLHLTNAKGFMLALSGGVDSGLNACIVYLLSIMIEMGMKERGITASWGGSADNCLDRFNTEQFFLKLKRLLIDTPCRKVICNKLLNTLSLPSKNSSENTRSYAEQLSRAINSYHTVYCIDDLFDFFKSAGKNIIGEEMKFRSQGGCNYEDLCLQNIQSRSRLLMAYFFSPLICHKRYSPLNLHNEFLLTIATGNLDETITGYYTKYDCSSGDINVIGNVSKILIKETMCLLANDPMYDLSVCNSMNQFHPSAELKPLDNTQTDEDDLNLKYLEIKLLTILKNNFFLGPSSMLHYLSRYFWSRELMSKAQLLEKVKTFFCRNLQNIHKVLILPPALMGEACGLHLSNLVNFARVNVDQLRRAAGEDGVSKT; from the coding sequence ATGGAGAACAGGACTAACTTGGGTGTGAGCTGCTGCTCCATATCACCCATCCCGCTGGCCTACGAAGAGAACAAACGGAAGATCATCGAGAGTATAAAAAGATGCAAAGAGCTAAAGTGCACAGTTCGAGTCGGTGGTGAATTGGAACTTTGCGGGGTGAGTTGCAGAGACAGCTTCAAAGAGGTTGAGGATATGCACGAAAATTGTTGGTACTATTTAAGCGAActgatgaaggaaaaatgtgccGATGGACCCCTCATGTACAGCATCCTGTGTTTTGTTAGCATGCCCgtgtattttaaaaagaagttCTACAACTGCCAAGTGGTTATCTATAGGAATCAAATTATTTTACTCTCCCCAAAGGAGTGCCTCAGTGATGAGGAGAGGAAGTACTTCGCTCCTTGGTCAGCCTTGGGAAAAGAGGGTACTGAGCAGGGGGTCGAAGATGCTGCAGACACAGACACTGCAGAAGGGACCGCTCCCATCGGTCATTCGTCAAGGCACATCCAGTTTAATAACAACAGCATCCAGGTTCTGGGCAACAGTCTGCAAAGGTATATACTTCCTAAGTGTGTCCAGGATATAACAAATCAGACAGAGACCTATATTGGAAGGGCACTAATACAGTTAGGTGATTTATCTATtgggcatatttttttggatGACTTGATTCAAGTGGAGAGAGGCATAATGGTGGATGATCGAGTGGAGCATTTTAACCGTCACGGCTCAGCGGAGTCGATAGGGAGTGTTGACACAAGTAACTGCTCCAGCGATGAGAGCGCCACCGGGGAGACCCACCGCCTTTTTCAGCAGGATCCAGTAAAGCTGAGTTTGCGCGAAGGACATGCCAACATGCTGCTGAGCCAAGTGGATGTCCTCTTGGTGAGTGGCCACGTCCCCAACGAGTTGCAATTGTTTAAGAAGTACTTCATGCATATGATGGAGTTAACAAAATTGTATCCCCATATGGTCCTCAGTTATAATAGCAACTCTGGGTgtgataattattttttcaaatacgATGGATTCTCTTTCGTCAGTCAGAAAAACCAAGTGTTGACTAAGAACGCCAGGTTTACCTTCGATGAGGTGCAGGTTGCATCCGTGAGCGTATCTCTACGGAGAGATTTACACGCACAGGGTGGAAGTAAAATGGACCTACCCATgatcaaaatggagaagtatCAAAAAGTTGTGGACAGTAAAACAAGTGCATATAGTGGCCACGACGAGGAGtgcattttttcatacaaTAAAGAAATTGAGCTGTTTGTAAAATATTCCAAGGAGGTCATTTGGAGTAACTTACCACACAACTTTAACTGGCAGATGTACACAAAGAATAATGCATTGATGTCAACTTTGATGAGAAAATATCACCCGAGTCCTGAGGATTATAAATACCAGTTTTCTAACCAAACGTATGCCCTGCATAATGTATATGAAGAACTGTGTTTTAATGGTGCCATATACTTGTGGCACGTTTTACACCTGACCAATGCAAAGGGATTTATGTTGGCCTTGTCTGGGGGAGTCGATTCTGGGTTGAACGCGTGCATAGTTTACCTTCTCTCCATAATGATTGAAATGGGAATGAAGGAGAGGGGTATTACCGCTTCATGGGGAGGTTCCGCGGATAATTGCCTGGATCGTTTCAATACTGAGCAGTTCTTCCTAAAGTTGAAGCGTCTGTTAATAGATACGCCTTGTCGAAAGGTTATATGTAATAAGCTGCTGAACACCCTATCTCTTCCCTCCAAGAACAGTAGCGAAAATACGAGATCCTACGCAGAGCAGTTGAGTAGGGCTATAAATTCATACCACACGGTGTACTGTATAGATGActtgtttgatttttttaaaagtgcgGGGAAGAACATAATTggggaagaaatgaaatttaGAAGCCAAGGAGGATGCAACTACGAGGATCTATGTCTACAGAATATACAGTCCAGGTCGCGACTTCTAATGGCttatttcttctccccccttaTATGCCACAAGAGATATTCCCCCCTGAATTTACACAATGAATTTCTACTTACCATAGCTACTGGTAATTTGGACGAAACGATAACTGGATATTACACCAAGTATGACTGCTCATCAGGGGATATCAACGTGATTGGAAATGTTAGTAAAATTCTCATCAAGGAGACCATGTGTTTGTTGGCTAACGACCCGATGTACGATCTATCCGTCTGCAATTCCATGAATCAGTTCCACCCGTCGGCTGAGTTAAAGCCTTTGGATAATACTCAGACGGATGAAGATGATCTCAATTTGAAGTACCTGGAGATTAAGCTGTTGACTAtattgaaaaataattttttcttgggTCCTTCCTCTATGCTGCATTACTTGTCCAGATACTTCTGGTCCAGGGAGTTAATGAGTAAAGCTCAACTGttggaaaaagtgaagaccTTCTTCTGTAGAAATTTGCAGAATATACACAAGGTACTTATCCTTCCTCCGGCACTCATGGGAGAAGCGTGCGGATTGCACCTCTCCAACTTAGTTAACTTCGCGCGCGTGAATGTTGATCAGCTGAGGAGAGCCGCAGGGGAGGATGGGGTCTCGAAGACGTAG
- a CDS encoding SICAvar, type I, protein MVTAGGSSGGGGPGGGGGVGGGTVGTTSLFVEWLQKVAADAASSGHGTPVEAGKITAEMQKSLGAAWEELKSSLGRQESFEINELCTQGVQWATNPWERQYKEILCEAILEIKYFMNGVGTKRTTAMKKDAVTIEQLTEGKAYSRCTVGTVALATIYGDHCKLKEVMQKIEQEIEPQVKGKLEGHLSKNAQNLRSQLDICEGKVDEIGLMLAKALLQDRIRNWAQDDRKKGEMKRVQKSGEDGKWRVGGTLWLDWGQVCKDGGKDDEEKKKNYLEQNKADMVSFAGLKKNDSDPENDQSSTLGDILTKPELSLKEDIIRQALTAALSNGTPFNAETLTKTLNEETNKKLAENCIQKNSGDGKLCYRLDCMKQLWDNKGGQTPNAEALWEDVRTQATDLVTNVSNNVGSDSDADTLCKDVTCPNDNAADCVSKTTCNIMIKALKEVHKNGKGGPENYQIFRPTFRCVILNALAEKLKERAYKGGYACAVEEGIEEALKKGEDRSNLDKWCNGNGKGNSSCQPCGKQHRVCTGSKIGGKNPLEEVRKELDNPTNSTNIQKTLSTIEGKVTLCDRMNCIIKQLKPADPSNPQNASTISAEKFWTEDVKKLWNELAGAMKDSNWNGRGNGCDQLKGATPSEQTACNYLHAGFSKLKDITASIETDGTKYLTLSKDSSFVQTMGCFLLHAYAKHIQKESICDIENGIKEAFKSWGPITKDNCTNGSSCIQCKWEDKDYDNCKISTNVGTTRTEVKGKLEEIVNKDRDSNITQMLTEINEMTSLCDHMKCIASHLNSSTRQGQTTNADEFWGEAGDVKNLWKELVEEMTKKGNVNGNVNGHCNGLDNPSATAACNYLHAGLKYLEENSTSKGKDGKILDKDPSFRQTMGCFLLHSYAEHMKEKSTCVITAGIKQAFETAGKIGNNVSCQWKGTDYESCTIKTNGGTGTTEQTAVKPKVKKIIEGNDPNTEPIIKNINKMKTLCDGLKCIASHLNSPSSQQNFPNVKDFWEKTGEVGQLWQKLSEEIAQSGDNDNGGHCNTVDDNGSATGVPGRTPTTPERKACQYLSLGFNKLKDLSKPPTSKGTDGKILSKDPSFVQTVGCILLKEYAKQMQSTSNCVIDSGIEKAFRAWNEKKGPSCTNGSPCIECEWNESDYGSCQITTNGTSGSTTQTAVKDKLEQVKKRIVGTLTTNMRDINITDSLCDKLQCAAGKWFQKNATPNGGSGNTTNKKTWCDFWNGPVEDELQKMFAAIKTTGGDSPNGVCTTFGDENPQSVERKACNHITAGLDYINGITSSGSGNGNQLLQRAVGCIALNMYADQIIARTKDSCPIDESKIKEMFDDWNEKNNSLSSPSSSCNGVGGNNNVCFKCTREPNFNGCKLSVDKNLINTTPSTQSGQECTETKDEVKEQMDNLLLNEDKNPSQSNTNSIKSNIGTTLSTITEMTSSFCTQVQCAAKKYYVKVINKSGQSSDVNWGEMKSEIESVFTKLLENMTNSEKQKTVTEYCKDNNWDNFGHKERKTNKAACLLFAAGLKHIYGRGSGHTMGQFNGPSFGQTMGCLFLKEYAKQLKKMAEDKRKGNSWVHPLCDIDEGIKHAFEKSENIMEETSNCKKNGSTNDCFVCKQNEVYDNCKIGNDDIGSKSNELFKDPTKQNQMQQTLENTVCPILLTDLLTPFLPLAPVSIGLSAMAYYLWKYFGPLGKGGARFRRSPTEIPGPSVQEQVLDHVQQDSSHEYQLVKERKPRSTPTRTKRSGRVNRRTIIEIHFEVLDECQKGDTQLNQKDFLELLVQEFMGSEFMEEQVPKEDVLMEGVPLELVPIENVPSLGSELMV, encoded by the exons ATGGTGACAGCAGGAGGCAGTAGTGGCGGCGGTGGCCCCGGTGGAGGTGGCGGTGTAGGCGGTGGTACCGTTGGTACCACTTCTTTGTTTGTAGAGTGGCTACAGAAGGTGGCTGCGGATGCCGCGAGCAGTGGGCACGGTACTCCCGTAGAGGCAGGAAAAATTACC GCAGAAATGCAGAAGAGTTTGGGAGCAGCATGGGAAGAATTGAAAAGTTCGTTGGGGAGGCAGGAGTCCTTCGAAATAAATGAGCTCTGTACTCAGGGAGTACAGTGGGCGACGAACCCATGGGAAAGGCAGTATAAAGAAATATTATGTGAAGCtatattagaaataaaatacttCATGAATGGAGTAGGAACGAAGAGGACGACAGCGATGAAGAAGGATGCTGTCACCATTGAGCAACTGACCGAGGGCAAAGCTTATTCACGTTGTACCGTGGGCACCGTCGCTTTAGCCACAATCTACGGAGATCATTGTAAATTGAAGGAGGTCATGCAGAAAATTGAACAGGAAATAGAGCCCCAagtgaaaggaaaattagAGGGACACTTGAGCAAGAATGCACAGAACCTCCGGAGCCAATTGGATatatgtgaaggaaaagtggaTGAGATAGGCTTAATGCTCGCTAAAGCACTTCTCCAGGACAGAATTAGGAATTGGGCCCAGGACGAcaggaagaagggggaaatgaagaGGGTGCAAAAAAGCGGGGAAGATGGGAAATGGAGGGTGGGGGGAACTTTGTGGTTGGATTGGGGACAGGTCTGTAAGGACGGGGGGAAGGACgacgaagaaaagaagaagaattatttagAACAGAATAAAGCAGATATGGTATCCTTCGCAGGGCTAAAGAAGAACGACAGTGACCCTGAAAATGATCAATCATCCACCTTAGGAGACATACTAACGAAGCCGGAGTTATCTCTGAAGGAGGACATCATAAGACAAGCACTTACAGCAGCACTCTCGAATGGAACTCCTTTTAACGCAGAAACTCTAACCAAGACGTTAAACGAGGAAACTAATAAAAAGTTAG CGGAAAATTGCATCCAGAAGAACAGCGGAGACGGCAAATTATGTTATCGCTTAGATTGCATGAAACAACTATGGGACAATAAAGGGGGACAGACGCCTAATGCG GAGGCCCTGTGGGAGGACGTCCGAACTCAAGCCACCGACCTCGTCACAAACGTATCTAACAATGTGGGGAGCGACAGCGATGCAGACACTCTGTGCAAGGACGTTACATGCCCAAATGATAATGCAGCGGATTGTGTGAGCAAAACAACATGCAACATTATGATTAAAGCATTGAAAgaggtacataaaaatgggaaaggagGCCCAGAGAATTATCAAATATTCCGTCCTACCTTTCGTTGTGTAATATTGAATGCATTGGCAGAGAAATTAAAGGAACGGGCGTACAAGGGTGGTTATGCTTGTGCTgtagaggaaggaatagaagaggCCCTCAAGAAGGGGGAGGATAGGAGTAATCTCGATAAGTGGTGTAATGGGAATGGTAAAGGGAATAGTTCCTGTCAGCCATGTGGAAAGCAGCATCGGGTGTGCACAGGTTCCAAAATTGGGGGAAAGAACCCGTTGGAGGAAGTAAGGAAGGAGTTAGACAACCCCACCAACAGCACCAACATACAGAAAACATTATCCACAATAGAAGGGAAGGTCACTTTATGTGATCGTATGAATTGTATAATCAAACAATTAAAACCAGCGGACCCATCCAACCCACAGAATGCAAGCACCATCAGCGCG GAAAAATTCTGGACGGAAGATGTTAAGAAATTGTGGAATGAATTGGCAGGAGCAATGAAGGACAGTAATTGGAACGGAAGAGGAAATGGATGTGATCAATTGAAAGGTGCAACACCGTCTGAAcagacggcatgcaattatttgcatgccgggtTCAGCAAACTGAAGGATATTACTGCGTCCATAGAGACTGACGGCACTAAATACCTCACCCTGAGTAAAGActcatcgtttgttcaaactatgggttgtttcttacttcacgcttatgcaaaacatataCAAAAGGAATCCATTTGTGATAttgaaaatggaataaagGAAGCTTTCAAGTCATGGGGTCCAATTACTAAGGACAATTGCACGAACGGTAGTTCGTGCATTCAATGTAAATGGGAGGATAAGGACTATGACAACTGCAAAATTAGCACAAATGTAGGCACAACGAGAACGGAAGTAAAGGGGAAATTGGAAGAAATTGTCAATAAGGACAGGGACTCCAACATAACACAAATGCTAActgaaataaatgaaatgactTCTTTATGTGACCATATGaaatgtatagcatcccaCCTAAATTCCTCTACCAGACAAGGACAAACGACTAATGCG GACGAATTCTGGGGGGAGGCTGGCGATGTTAAGAACTTGTGGAAAGAATTGGTAGAGGAAATGACAAAGAAAGGCAATGTAAACGGAAACGTAAATGGACATTGTAATGGATTGGATAATCCATCTGCGACagcggcatgcaattatttgcatgccggtctTAAATACTTAGAGGAAAATTCAACATCTAAAGGAAAAGACGGTAAAATCTTGGATAaggacccatcgtttagacaaacgatgggttgttttttacttcattcttatgcagaacatatgaaagaaaaatctaCTTGTGTTATTACTGCTGGTATAAAACAGGCATTTGAAACTGCTGGTAAGATTGGTAATAATGTCTCTTGCCAATGGAAAGGGACCGACTATGAAAGTTGCAcaattaaaacaaatggagGCACTGGCACCACAGAACAGACGGCAGTAAAGcccaaagtgaaaaaaattatcgaagGCAATGACCCAAACACTGAGCCCATCATAAagaacataaataaaatgaagactTTATGTGATGGTTTAaaatgtatagcatcccaCTTAAATTCACCTAGCTCACAACAGAATTTTCCGAATGTG AAGGACTTTTGGGAGAAGACTGGTGAAGTAGGACAACTATGGCAAAAATTGTCGGAAGAAATTGCACAAAGTGGGGACAATGACAACGGAGGTCACTGTAATACAGTGGATGATAATGGCAGTGCCACTGGTGTTCCTGGCAGAACACCCACCACCCCTGAAAGGAAGGCCTGCCAATATCTTTCATTAGGTTTCAACAAACTGAAGGATCTTTCCAAGCCCCCAACGTCTAAGGGCACTGACGGTAAAATCCTGTCTAaggacccatcgtttgtccaaacggtGGGTTGTATacttcttaaagaatatgcaaaacaaatgcaAAGTACATCAAACTGTGTCATTGATTCTGGTATAGAGAAGGCATTCAGGGcatggaacgaaaaaaaaggaccttCTTGCACGAACGGTAGTCCGTGCATTGAATGTGAATGGAATGAATCTGACTATGGAAGTTGCCAAATTACCACAAATGGCACATCTGGCAGCACAACACAAACGGcagtaaaggacaaattagAACAAGTTAAGAAAAGAATTGTCGGCACCTTAACTACCAACATGAGGGACATAAACATAACAGATTCTTTATGTGACAAACTCCAATGTGCTGCAGGGAAGTGGTTCCAAAAGAATGCAACACCGAACGGTGGTAGTGGTAATACTACTAATAagaagacttgg tgtgacttttggaATGGCCCTGTTGAAGACGAACTGCAGAAGATGTTCGCAGCAATTAAGACGACTGGAGGGGACAGCCCTAATGGTGTATGCACCACCTTCGGGGATGAAAATCCACAAAGtgtcgaaagaaaagcatgtaatcatatcacagcaggtttaGACTACATTAATGGCATTACAAGTAGTGGTAGTGGTAATGGCAACCAACTGCTCCAAcgagcagttggttgtattgctcttaacatgtatgCTGATCAAATAATTGCAAGGACGAAAGATtcatgtcccattgatgaatctaaaataaaagaaatgtttgATGattggaatgaaaaaaataattctttgtCTTCGCCTTCGTCTTCATGTAATGGTGTTGGtggtaataataatgtttgTTTTAAATGCACAAGAGAAccaaattttaatggttgcaaactaagtgttgataaaaatttgaTTAATACAACACCATCAACACAAAGTGGACAAGAGTGCACAGAGACGAAAGACGAAGTTAAAGAACAAATGGACAATCTCCTCCTCAACGAAGACAAAAACCCATCCCAATCCAACACCAACTCCATTAAATCCAACATAGGGACCACTTTATCTACTATCACCGAAATgacctcttctttctgtactcaagtccaatgcgcagcaaaaaaatactacGTAAAAGTCATAAACAAAAGTGGACAAAGCAGCGATGTGAACTGG gGTGAAATGAAGTCTGAAATTGAGAGCGTATTTACGAAACTTCTAGAGAATATGACGAATTCTGAGAAGCAGAAAACCGTTACTGAATACTGCAAAGACAACAATTGGGATAATTTTGGccataaagaaaggaaaacaaataaagcagcttgtttgctttttgctgcaggattaaaacacatttatgGCCGCGGTAGCGGCCACACGATGGGCCAGTTtaatggcccatcgtttggacaaacgatgggttgtttatttcttaaagaatatgcaaaacaattaaaaaaaatggcagaagataagagaaaaggaaatagttgggtacatcctctttgtgacatagatgAGGGAATAAAGCatgcttttgaaaaaagtgaaaacatTATGGAAGAAACATCTAACTGCAAAAAGAATGGTAGTACTAATgattgttttgtgtgcaaacAAAACGAAGTTTATgataattgcaaaattggcaatgACGATATAGGAAGTAAATCTAATGAATTGTTCAAAGATCCGACGAAGCAAAACCAAATGCaacaaacattagagaatacagtctgtcccatccttcttacggatctccttaccccttttcttcctttggctcctgtctctattggcctttctgctatggcttattacctttggaag tattttggtcctcttggtaaaggaggagcacgtttcagaagatctcctactgaaattcctggtccatcagtacaggaacaagtcctcgatcatgtgcagcaagatagttcacatgaatatcaattggtgaaggaacgaaaacctcgttctactccaacaagaacaaaacgttctggtcgcgtgaatcgtcgcacgattattgaaattcattttgaagtgctggatgaatgtcaaaaaggggacacacaattgaaccagaaggatttcctggaacttttggttcaagagtttatgggatcggaatttatggaagaacaggttcctaaggaagatgttcttatggaaggtgttcctttggaacttgttcctattgaaaacgttccaagtttaggttccgagcttatggtttag